A single region of the Bacillota bacterium genome encodes:
- a CDS encoding 4Fe-4S binding protein, whose translation MTKYKTGLLLCDCGGSLRNIDLDALEASLPQGVPARRVSEMCDPEEFSEAATLLGREGVERVVVAACSPWASATTMGEALAEAGWNPGTALFVNLREQCSWAHDNAQDKAAMLLAAAVARVQEREWKKPEPVQGSRSVAILGTGPDADLVASEVASLGYEAVPVQGRVRSLSGGPGRFALEVELGKDVNEVTAGALVIATGKESRFSEEDHGLELGPTVWSLSGLEAMLKGDDFTAVCRLRGLRVGFLVDVSARDSVSQTSRAVAMAGALQSDYACETYVFARDAKVAGPGLETLYRESRASGVFFAKEEGEPARASLDGLSPSVTARMPSLGGSFAEEPVRVPLDVLVLDERLSARDLDLSGLLGIGTWKGRFFQQENVRLFPIFTNRRGVWTLGGARGDLDGHDSAVEARAIAMEVSRFLKALEAPSHPDDLRKAEVDPVKCARCLTCVRACPHLAIAIPPFEGAQKRAAVVDVAACRGCGVCATMCPAKAISYSGYSDEEFYAELKVMGGWKL comes from the coding sequence ATGACGAAATACAAGACGGGCCTGCTGTTATGCGACTGCGGTGGTAGCCTCCGCAACATTGACCTGGACGCCCTGGAGGCGTCGTTGCCCCAGGGCGTGCCTGCCCGCCGGGTCAGCGAGATGTGTGACCCTGAGGAGTTCTCCGAGGCCGCCACGCTCCTGGGCAGAGAGGGTGTGGAGCGGGTGGTGGTTGCCGCGTGCTCTCCCTGGGCATCGGCCACCACCATGGGGGAGGCCCTGGCTGAGGCTGGCTGGAACCCAGGAACAGCCCTCTTTGTGAACCTGAGGGAGCAGTGCTCCTGGGCCCATGACAATGCACAGGACAAGGCAGCCATGCTGCTGGCGGCGGCGGTGGCCAGGGTCCAGGAGAGGGAGTGGAAGAAGCCCGAGCCCGTCCAGGGCTCAAGGTCCGTGGCCATCCTGGGTACAGGTCCCGACGCTGACCTGGTGGCATCCGAGGTGGCCTCCCTGGGATATGAGGCCGTTCCTGTCCAGGGCCGCGTGAGGAGCCTCTCCGGAGGTCCCGGCCGCTTTGCCCTGGAGGTGGAGCTAGGCAAGGATGTGAACGAGGTCACAGCGGGGGCCCTGGTGATTGCCACGGGCAAGGAATCCCGGTTCAGCGAGGAGGACCATGGCCTTGAGCTGGGTCCCACGGTGTGGAGCCTCTCAGGCCTGGAAGCGATGCTCAAGGGTGATGATTTCACCGCCGTGTGCAGGCTCAGGGGGCTCAGGGTAGGGTTCTTGGTGGATGTGTCCGCCCGGGACTCAGTATCCCAAACCTCTAGGGCCGTGGCCATGGCTGGCGCCTTGCAGTCAGACTACGCGTGCGAGACATACGTTTTCGCCAGGGATGCGAAGGTAGCTGGCCCGGGGCTTGAGACCCTTTACAGGGAATCTAGGGCATCCGGCGTGTTCTTCGCCAAGGAGGAGGGCGAGCCCGCCCGGGCCAGCCTTGATGGGCTAAGCCCCAGCGTAACCGCGAGGATGCCCTCACTGGGGGGTTCCTTCGCGGAAGAACCCGTGAGGGTTCCCCTGGATGTGCTGGTCCTGGACGAGAGACTCTCCGCCAGGGATCTTGACCTTTCGGGCCTCCTTGGAATAGGTACCTGGAAGGGTCGCTTCTTCCAGCAAGAGAACGTGAGGCTGTTCCCCATCTTCACCAACCGCCGGGGCGTGTGGACCCTTGGGGGTGCCAGGGGGGACCTCGACGGCCATGACTCCGCTGTGGAGGCCCGGGCCATAGCCATGGAGGTATCCCGGTTCCTGAAGGCCCTGGAGGCGCCGTCTCACCCTGATGACCTCCGCAAGGCCGAGGTGGACCCGGTGAAGTGTGCCCGGTGTCTCACGTGCGTGCGGGCCTGCCCGCACCTGGCCATCGCCATCCCGCCCTTCGAGGGCGCCCAGAAGCGGGCCGCTGTGGTGGATGTGGCAGCATGCAGGGGCTGCGGGGTCTGCGCAACCATGTGCCCGGCCAAGGCCATTTCCTACTCCGGCTACTCCGATGAGGAGTTCTACGCAGAACTCAAGGTGATGGGGGGATGGAAACTATGA
- a CDS encoding FAD-dependent oxidoreductase encodes MANTRVLVIGGGLAGITAAVELGRMGVPVEIVEKSAYLGGKTVKYGCKATDKCQKCGVCLASDKIEELRRTPGLGFHVRAEVVSLEGEPGAFLARVRQAPLYIDPALCTGCGLCAQWCLERGCDCVKPLPGGGVPSTYTLEHCQGHSLEEMAKVCPFGAINPGAQAREYQIEASAVIVATGFEAFDPSVLPNLGYGRFPQVYTGLEMEETLRAHSTLLMPDGSQPGHVAFIQCVGSRNVQLGSNYCSEVCCRYGLRMALHLKNGMPQCEVSVLYMDLQTAAKGAGDLYQEASRNLRLIQGMPGEVKAEGGKVKVGYEDVRAAHVVWEEFDAVVLSVGVWPGGDTEFLAQRLGLNKDAHGFFGQGGSPWSTRRPGVFLAGACTGPMAIPGTQAHARGAAKAVISLLGVEVT; translated from the coding sequence TTGGCTAACACAAGGGTTTTGGTCATCGGAGGTGGGCTGGCAGGTATCACCGCGGCTGTTGAGCTGGGCAGGATGGGCGTGCCCGTGGAGATCGTGGAGAAGTCTGCCTACCTTGGCGGCAAGACGGTGAAATACGGCTGCAAGGCCACGGACAAGTGCCAGAAGTGCGGAGTATGCCTGGCCAGCGACAAGATTGAGGAACTCAGGAGAACCCCAGGCCTAGGCTTTCACGTCCGGGCCGAGGTGGTATCCCTGGAGGGGGAGCCCGGTGCCTTCCTGGCCAGGGTGCGCCAGGCACCCCTCTACATAGACCCCGCGCTCTGTACCGGGTGCGGCCTGTGCGCCCAGTGGTGCCTAGAGAGGGGTTGTGACTGTGTGAAGCCCCTCCCTGGCGGGGGGGTACCCTCCACCTATACCCTGGAACACTGCCAGGGCCACTCCCTTGAGGAGATGGCGAAGGTGTGTCCCTTCGGGGCAATCAACCCCGGCGCCCAGGCCCGGGAGTACCAGATAGAGGCCAGCGCTGTGATAGTGGCCACGGGTTTCGAGGCCTTTGACCCGTCGGTGCTCCCGAACCTCGGATACGGGCGATTCCCCCAGGTATACACGGGCCTGGAGATGGAGGAGACCCTGAGGGCTCATTCCACGCTGCTCATGCCGGACGGCTCCCAGCCCGGCCACGTGGCCTTCATCCAGTGCGTGGGCTCCAGGAACGTCCAGCTGGGGAGCAACTACTGCTCTGAGGTGTGCTGCAGGTACGGCCTGCGAATGGCGCTTCACTTGAAGAACGGGATGCCCCAGTGCGAGGTATCCGTGCTCTACATGGACCTCCAGACCGCGGCCAAGGGGGCTGGCGACCTGTACCAGGAGGCCTCCAGGAACCTTCGTCTCATCCAGGGGATGCCCGGAGAGGTCAAGGCCGAGGGAGGAAAGGTGAAGGTGGGCTACGAGGATGTCCGGGCGGCCCACGTGGTATGGGAGGAGTTCGACGCGGTGGTGCTATCGGTCGGTGTCTGGCCTGGAGGCGACACGGAGTTCCTAGCCCAGCGGCTGGGGCTCAACAAGGATGCCCACGGCTTCTTTGGCCAGGGTGGGTCACCGTGGTCCACCAGGCGGCCCGGTGTGTTCCTGGCGGGCGCCTGCACTGGGCCCATGGCCATCCCCGGTACCCAGGCCCATGCCCGGGGGGCGGCCAAGGCTGTCATTTCGCTCCTGGGAGTTGAGGTCACATGA
- a CDS encoding methyltetrahydrofolate cobalamin methyltransferase — protein sequence MILIGERINGMFRDVGKAVRTKDAGTIKRLAIVQTEAGATYLDVNVGPTAEDRVEAMKWLVSVVQEVSDLPLCLDSTDYDAIEAGLQVCKKSALVNSCPAERPKVERVFPMAKKYGAKVIGLTMDKKGIPKDADNRTALAMELVAAADEFGFPLEDLFIDPLILPVNVAQDHVPEVLTTIANVKSLSSPPPKTVVGLSNVSQKAVDRPLVDRTFMVMAMAMGLDAAILNVEDGALMDAIATGRILLNQEIYADSYLKVFRQRRG from the coding sequence GTGATTCTCATAGGTGAACGCATCAACGGGATGTTTCGGGATGTGGGGAAGGCCGTCAGGACCAAGGACGCCGGGACCATCAAGAGACTGGCCATAGTTCAGACCGAGGCGGGTGCCACCTACCTGGACGTCAATGTGGGACCCACAGCCGAAGACCGGGTGGAGGCCATGAAGTGGCTGGTCAGCGTTGTGCAGGAGGTCTCTGACCTCCCCCTGTGTTTGGATAGCACTGACTACGATGCTATCGAGGCAGGGCTCCAGGTCTGCAAGAAGTCTGCCCTGGTCAACTCCTGCCCGGCAGAGAGGCCCAAGGTCGAGCGGGTGTTCCCCATGGCCAAGAAATACGGGGCCAAGGTCATCGGCCTCACCATGGACAAAAAGGGCATACCCAAGGACGCCGACAACAGGACGGCCCTGGCCATGGAACTGGTGGCGGCGGCCGACGAGTTCGGTTTCCCCCTGGAGGACCTTTTCATCGACCCGCTCATACTCCCTGTGAACGTGGCCCAGGACCACGTGCCTGAGGTCCTTACGACCATCGCAAACGTCAAGAGCCTTTCCAGCCCCCCGCCTAAGACCGTGGTGGGCTTGAGCAATGTGTCACAGAAGGCCGTGGACCGGCCCTTGGTGGACCGGACCTTCATGGTGATGGCCATGGCCATGGGGCTCGACGCCGCAATACTCAATGTCGAGGACGGAGCCCTCATGGATGCCATAGCCACCGGCAGGATCCTCCTGAACCAGGAGATCTACGCCGACTCCTACCTGAAGGTCTTCCGCCAGAGGCGAGGGTAA
- a CDS encoding acetyl-CoA decarbonylase/synthase complex subunit delta, with protein MAVEKIVERYTSQVGKVVLGATREQGGTRGNTVTVGGETTMPFLHFEGEQPSRPVIALEVVDRDPEDWNEVVKKPFRDVLGDPAAWAQKCVSELGADLVYLRLQSAHPDLENTGPDQCGKTVKKVLEAVDVPLIVVGCGDAEKDNLVMPTVAEAGAGENLLLGVATQENYKTLSAACMANKHCIIAQSPIDINICKQLNILISEMSVPLDRIVIDPTAAALGYGIEYVYSILERMRLGALSGDSMLAMPTIGIVGYEAWRSKEANAPQDQFPGWGDLEGRGILFEGVTASALLQSGIHVLVLRHPRSVEMVRRQVEELMVSNAF; from the coding sequence GTGGCTGTGGAGAAGATCGTCGAAAGGTACACCAGCCAGGTAGGTAAGGTGGTGCTGGGAGCCACCCGGGAACAGGGGGGCACCCGTGGCAACACTGTCACCGTGGGCGGAGAGACAACAATGCCCTTCCTTCACTTTGAAGGAGAGCAGCCCTCAAGGCCTGTCATCGCCCTGGAGGTGGTGGACAGGGACCCCGAAGACTGGAATGAAGTGGTGAAGAAGCCCTTTAGGGACGTCTTAGGCGACCCGGCGGCCTGGGCCCAGAAGTGTGTCAGCGAGCTGGGAGCCGACCTCGTCTACCTGAGGCTGCAATCGGCCCACCCGGACCTGGAGAATACCGGGCCCGACCAGTGCGGGAAGACCGTGAAGAAGGTGCTGGAGGCTGTGGATGTTCCCCTCATCGTTGTGGGGTGCGGGGATGCCGAGAAGGATAACCTGGTGATGCCCACGGTGGCAGAGGCGGGGGCTGGAGAGAACCTCCTCCTGGGCGTGGCCACGCAGGAGAACTACAAGACCCTGTCGGCTGCCTGCATGGCCAACAAGCACTGCATCATAGCCCAGTCACCCATCGACATCAACATCTGCAAGCAGCTGAACATCCTCATCTCGGAGATGAGCGTGCCCCTGGATCGCATTGTCATTGACCCCACCGCGGCGGCCCTGGGTTACGGTATCGAGTACGTCTACAGCATCCTCGAGAGGATGCGCCTGGGAGCCCTGAGTGGTGACTCCATGCTTGCCATGCCCACCATCGGCATAGTGGGATACGAGGCCTGGAGGTCCAAGGAGGCCAATGCGCCCCAGGACCAGTTCCCCGGTTGGGGGGACCTGGAGGGCCGTGGGATTCTCTTCGAGGGCGTGACAGCTTCGGCCCTGCTCCAGTCGGGCATCCACGTCCTGGTGCTGAGGCATCCCAGGAGCGTGGAGATGGTGCGGCGCCAGGTAGAGGAGCTCATGGTCTCTAATGCCTTCTAA
- a CDS encoding AAA family ATPase — protein MGIHLSVAGKGGTGKTTFAALAVRCLEDQGKVPILAVDADANANLNEALGLEVDLTISEILSETKAAKDVPVGMTKDAYIELRLNESLAEGRHVDLLVMGGPEGPGCYCFPNEILKRHVERLSENYPYMIMDNEAGLEHLSRRLARDVDVLFVTSDPTVRGIRSAGRVKGLCKSLKLNIGRVLLVVTKVRQGDLEALAPEIQKTGLDLAGTVPLDGEVARRDLEGEPLVDLPGDSPALQAVCEILQSVGA, from the coding sequence TTGGGGATCCACCTGTCAGTGGCGGGTAAGGGAGGCACCGGCAAGACCACCTTCGCGGCCCTGGCTGTGCGGTGCCTGGAGGACCAGGGCAAGGTGCCCATCCTCGCCGTGGACGCTGACGCTAACGCCAACCTCAACGAGGCGCTGGGCCTCGAGGTTGACCTGACCATCTCGGAGATCCTCTCGGAGACGAAGGCCGCCAAGGATGTGCCCGTGGGCATGACCAAGGACGCCTACATCGAGCTCAGGCTGAACGAGTCCCTGGCTGAGGGGCGTCACGTGGACCTCCTGGTGATGGGGGGACCCGAGGGGCCCGGCTGCTACTGCTTCCCCAACGAGATCCTCAAGCGTCACGTGGAGAGACTTAGCGAGAACTACCCCTACATGATCATGGACAACGAGGCCGGCCTGGAGCACCTCTCAAGGAGGCTTGCCCGGGACGTGGACGTGCTCTTCGTGACGTCAGACCCCACCGTGAGGGGTATCAGATCGGCAGGCAGGGTAAAGGGGCTCTGCAAGTCCCTGAAGTTGAACATAGGCAGGGTGCTCCTGGTCGTCACCAAGGTGAGGCAGGGGGACCTTGAGGCGCTGGCCCCGGAGATACAGAAGACCGGACTTGATCTGGCGGGAACGGTTCCCCTGGACGGGGAGGTGGCCCGCCGGGACCTGGAGGGAGAGCCCCTGGTGGACCTGCCCGGCGATTCCCCGGCACTCCAGGCGGTGTGTGAGATCTTACAGAGTGTAGGAGCATGA
- a CDS encoding ASKHA domain-containing protein translates to MKRFTVRFMPEDASVQVDAGTDLLRAATLAGIPIRSNCGGEGTCGRCAVLVKEGLVAAEQGHLPPRLKEAGYVQACSSLVQGDTVVEVPETSRLADHRVLLDKMSRREVLAEESLESPERYPSSPLAFRVALRMDPPTLSDCAADLVRLRTHIRKAGIQGEILAPRRFLEGMPETLRQAEWRVTLSLSRASRSLEAFGLKPGCESTGPGVGLAVDIGTTTIVTYLVDLATGAILDSRGTYNRQALFGDDVISRIIHASENPGGLRELQEACVETINGLVRKALSQRGIEPGEIQAACVAGNTTMTHLFMGVSPRYIRLEPYIPAATGFPPVPAGELGLQVHPEAPVWAFPSVASYLGGDIVSGVLATGMAHSEEVSLFIDIGTNGEMVLGNCDWLVSCACSAGPCFEGSGITSGMRASPGAIERLEIEPGTLDCHITTVGGSEPKGICGSGLVDALAEMRRAGIIDRSGSFLMDGEHPRLLMGEDGPEYLVVPGLYGETGQDIVITENDVKNLLRAKGAVYAGIRSLLRAVDLPLEAISRIYIAGGFGNYLNIRDSVEIGLLPDVDPGLYTFVGNTSIKGARLALMSQEARDEALGLAQKMTYLELSVGTTFMEEYVSAMFIPHTDMGLFPSVTGLGSESR, encoded by the coding sequence GTGAAACGGTTCACGGTCCGGTTCATGCCGGAGGATGCCAGCGTACAGGTGGATGCGGGAACAGACCTTTTGCGCGCGGCCACCCTGGCCGGAATACCTATCAGGAGCAACTGCGGCGGGGAGGGCACCTGCGGGCGCTGCGCCGTCCTGGTCAAGGAGGGTCTTGTCGCGGCGGAACAGGGGCACCTTCCTCCCCGGCTCAAGGAGGCCGGCTATGTGCAGGCCTGCTCATCGCTGGTACAGGGTGACACGGTGGTGGAGGTTCCCGAGACCTCCCGCCTGGCGGACCACAGGGTGCTCCTGGACAAGATGAGCCGGAGGGAGGTCCTGGCAGAGGAGTCCCTGGAGAGCCCCGAGCGTTACCCGTCAAGCCCCCTGGCCTTCCGGGTGGCCCTGAGGATGGACCCTCCCACCCTAAGTGACTGCGCGGCTGACCTGGTGAGACTCAGGACTCACATCAGGAAGGCGGGCATCCAAGGGGAGATCCTGGCGCCACGGCGTTTCCTCGAGGGGATGCCAGAGACACTAAGGCAGGCCGAGTGGAGGGTCACCCTGAGCCTTTCCCGGGCATCCAGGTCACTGGAGGCCTTCGGGCTGAAGCCCGGGTGTGAGAGCACCGGGCCCGGGGTTGGCCTAGCGGTGGACATAGGTACGACCACCATTGTCACCTACCTCGTGGACCTGGCTACAGGCGCGATCCTGGACAGCCGTGGCACCTACAACCGCCAGGCCTTGTTTGGGGACGATGTGATAAGCCGCATTATCCACGCCTCAGAAAACCCCGGGGGGCTCCGGGAGCTCCAGGAGGCGTGCGTGGAAACGATAAATGGGCTCGTTCGCAAGGCTTTAAGCCAGAGGGGCATCGAGCCCGGGGAGATCCAGGCGGCATGTGTCGCCGGGAACACCACAATGACCCACCTCTTCATGGGGGTGTCTCCCCGGTACATCAGGCTTGAGCCCTACATCCCGGCGGCCACCGGCTTCCCGCCGGTCCCCGCGGGGGAGCTGGGACTCCAGGTTCACCCGGAGGCTCCGGTATGGGCCTTCCCGTCCGTGGCCAGCTACCTGGGCGGGGACATCGTCTCAGGTGTCCTGGCCACAGGCATGGCTCACAGCGAGGAGGTTTCACTCTTCATTGACATCGGAACCAACGGGGAGATGGTGCTGGGGAATTGTGACTGGCTGGTCTCCTGCGCCTGTTCGGCTGGACCCTGCTTCGAGGGGAGCGGCATAACCTCGGGCATGAGGGCCAGCCCCGGCGCCATAGAGCGGTTGGAGATCGAGCCAGGTACGCTGGACTGCCACATCACAACGGTAGGTGGCTCGGAGCCCAAGGGGATCTGCGGCTCGGGGCTGGTGGATGCCCTGGCCGAGATGAGGCGCGCCGGGATTATCGATCGATCCGGGAGTTTCCTCATGGATGGGGAGCACCCCCGGCTCCTGATGGGGGAGGACGGTCCCGAGTACCTGGTGGTCCCGGGCCTATATGGGGAGACAGGCCAGGACATCGTGATCACCGAGAACGATGTGAAGAACCTCCTCAGGGCAAAGGGTGCGGTTTACGCTGGGATCCGCTCCCTCCTGAGGGCCGTGGACCTACCCCTGGAGGCCATCTCCCGCATATACATTGCCGGGGGGTTCGGCAACTACCTGAACATCCGGGATTCCGTAGAGATCGGGCTTTTGCCCGACGTGGACCCTGGACTTTATACCTTCGTGGGCAACACCTCCATCAAGGGGGCGAGGCTCGCCCTCATGAGCCAGGAGGCCAGGGACGAAGCCCTGGGGTTGGCACAGAAGATGACCTATCTAGAGTTGAGCGTGGGAACCACCTTCATGGAAGAGTATGTCTCGGCTATGTTCATACCCCACACGGACATGGGCCTCTTCCCGTCAGTCACGGGATTAGGCTCGGAGAGCAGGTAG
- the acsC gene encoding acetyl-CoA decarbonylase/synthase complex subunit gamma — protein sequence MALTGLDIYKQLPKKNCGECGPPTCLAFAMQLAAGKASLDACPYVTEEARENLSSAAAPPIKTVVMGTGETALKMGDETVIYRHDKTFVSPTGIFIRVTDMMAPEDLEAKIRKVNALVYDRVGQTFRVDGVAVMAESGDAEAFKATLKAARDKTQWNLIVDVRPFAGNQALMEEIVGLVAERKPLLYAATVDNFEAVTEVAKKYGCPLAVLGSGLDDVANLSAKVAALDYKELVLDPGDRELSPALAALTQIRRLSVKKKFRPFGYPTIAFTKAQETDLQVVEASMYVAKFASIVVMDACELHELLPLITWRLNVYTDPQKPIQVEAKVWTVGNVTPESPVYVTTNFSLSYFAVEGEVDASKVPGYILAVDTDGTSVLTAWAAGKFSGESIAEAIKASGLEEMVNHREAVIPGHVAVLSGKLQELSGWKVLVGPREASGIPAWVRSRKQ from the coding sequence ATGGCCCTGACGGGACTGGATATCTATAAGCAGCTCCCAAAGAAGAACTGCGGCGAGTGCGGGCCCCCTACGTGCCTGGCTTTCGCCATGCAGCTGGCTGCTGGAAAGGCGTCCCTGGACGCCTGTCCCTACGTGACCGAGGAAGCCCGGGAGAACCTCTCTTCAGCAGCGGCTCCTCCCATCAAGACCGTTGTGATGGGTACGGGCGAAACAGCGCTGAAGATGGGGGACGAGACCGTCATCTACAGGCATGACAAGACCTTTGTCAGTCCCACAGGCATCTTCATCCGGGTGACCGATATGATGGCCCCGGAGGACCTCGAGGCCAAGATCAGGAAGGTGAACGCCCTGGTATACGACAGGGTGGGCCAGACCTTCCGGGTTGACGGAGTAGCCGTCATGGCCGAGTCCGGTGATGCGGAGGCCTTCAAGGCCACCTTGAAGGCGGCCAGGGACAAGACCCAGTGGAACCTCATCGTTGATGTGAGGCCATTTGCGGGAAATCAGGCCCTCATGGAGGAGATAGTGGGCCTGGTGGCGGAGCGCAAGCCCTTGCTGTACGCGGCTACCGTGGATAACTTCGAGGCTGTGACAGAGGTAGCCAAGAAGTACGGCTGCCCCCTGGCCGTCCTGGGCAGTGGCCTTGATGATGTGGCCAACCTCTCAGCAAAGGTTGCCGCCTTGGACTACAAGGAACTGGTGCTGGACCCCGGCGACAGAGAGCTCTCCCCGGCGCTGGCTGCCCTGACCCAGATCCGCAGGCTTTCTGTGAAGAAGAAGTTCAGGCCCTTTGGCTATCCCACCATCGCCTTTACCAAGGCCCAGGAAACCGACCTCCAGGTTGTGGAGGCCTCCATGTATGTGGCCAAGTTCGCCAGCATCGTCGTGATGGATGCATGCGAGCTACACGAATTGCTCCCACTCATCACCTGGAGACTCAACGTCTACACCGACCCGCAGAAACCCATCCAGGTAGAGGCCAAGGTGTGGACGGTAGGGAACGTCACACCGGAGAGCCCGGTGTACGTCACAACCAACTTCTCCCTCTCCTACTTCGCGGTGGAGGGAGAGGTGGACGCATCAAAGGTTCCCGGCTACATCCTGGCGGTGGACACCGACGGCACCTCAGTGCTGACGGCGTGGGCAGCTGGCAAGTTCAGCGGCGAATCCATAGCTGAAGCCATCAAGGCCAGCGGGCTTGAGGAAATGGTGAACCACCGTGAGGCGGTCATTCCCGGGCACGTGGCGGTGCTCTCAGGCAAGCTCCAGGAGCTCTCGGGATGGAAGGTGCTCGTGGGGCCCAGGGAGGCCTCGGGCATCCCTGCCTGGGTGAGGTCAAGGAAGCAATAG
- the lgt gene encoding prolipoprotein diacylglyceryl transferase, producing the protein MHPVLVQLGPLKIYAYGTFLALAFICGTLVSMTLARRKGLSADAILQAAVYIVMAAIAGSRLLYVLLNPGPYLENPVSILNLPDGGLSLHGGVLGGLFAGYLVSLRLRVAFWPHADVVAPAVALGTGIARVGCFLNGCCYGVLSGVPWATLTRYAPGLRHPAQIYEMLLDFGLFGYLIWRLRRPSYDGQVFLHYVIGYALVRFVAEVWRDSGLYLAGMSLAQVASIVIALVFLGITWVLPRMTRSRQPEAPTPGEDTPS; encoded by the coding sequence GTGCACCCAGTCCTAGTGCAACTGGGGCCTTTGAAGATCTACGCCTACGGTACATTCCTGGCCCTGGCCTTCATATGTGGCACCCTGGTGTCCATGACCCTGGCGAGGAGGAAAGGCCTTAGCGCTGATGCTATCCTGCAGGCGGCCGTCTACATCGTGATGGCCGCCATTGCCGGGTCGCGGCTCCTTTATGTGCTTCTCAATCCCGGCCCATACCTGGAGAACCCCGTGTCCATCCTGAACCTCCCTGACGGTGGCCTCTCCCTCCACGGGGGGGTCCTCGGGGGGTTGTTCGCAGGGTACCTGGTCTCATTAAGGCTGAGGGTGGCCTTCTGGCCCCACGCAGACGTTGTAGCCCCAGCGGTTGCCCTGGGCACGGGCATCGCCCGGGTGGGGTGTTTTCTGAACGGGTGCTGCTACGGTGTGCTCTCCGGTGTGCCCTGGGCCACCCTGACCAGGTATGCGCCGGGCCTTCGACACCCGGCCCAGATCTACGAGATGCTCCTTGACTTCGGGCTCTTCGGGTACCTCATATGGAGACTGCGCAGGCCCTCGTATGACGGGCAGGTGTTCCTTCACTACGTCATAGGATACGCGCTGGTGAGGTTCGTGGCGGAGGTCTGGCGGGACTCCGGGTTATACCTGGCGGGAATGAGCCTTGCCCAGGTGGCCAGCATCGTCATAGCCCTGGTATTCCTGGGCATCACCTGGGTGCTTCCCCGGATGACGCGTTCTAGGCAGCCTGAGGCGCCCACCCCGGGGGAGGACACGCCGTCCTAG
- the trxA gene encoding thioredoxin, with product MSEVTHVTEASFKKEVTEAPGPVLVDFWAPWCGPCRQVAPILDELAQEYSGKMTIAKVNVDENQALAGQYGVMSIPTMMVFKGGEAVDRLVGFLPKAELKRRLDKYV from the coding sequence ATGTCCGAGGTTACCCATGTAACCGAGGCGAGTTTCAAGAAGGAGGTCACTGAGGCCCCGGGCCCCGTCCTCGTGGACTTCTGGGCACCCTGGTGCGGCCCGTGCCGGCAGGTAGCCCCGATCCTTGACGAGCTGGCCCAGGAGTACTCGGGCAAGATGACCATCGCCAAGGTTAACGTGGATGAGAACCAGGCGCTGGCGGGACAATATGGGGTTATGAGCATCCCCACCATGATGGTGTTCAAGGGCGGGGAGGCCGTGGACAGGCTGGTGGGCTTCCTGCCCAAGGCCGAGTTGAAGAGGCGCCTGGACAAGTACGTCTGA
- a CDS encoding metal-sensitive transcriptional regulator, whose translation MKDKGDWREDILRRMRRVEGQARGVIKMVEEGRECEEVILQLAAIREAVNNTGIRIISVNLLDCIRQDAGEGDSAERAIELFMKFSC comes from the coding sequence GTGAAAGACAAAGGTGACTGGCGGGAGGACATACTGCGCCGCATGAGGCGGGTCGAGGGACAGGCCCGGGGCGTGATAAAGATGGTAGAAGAGGGCAGGGAGTGCGAGGAGGTCATCCTGCAGCTGGCAGCCATAAGGGAGGCAGTGAACAACACGGGTATCCGCATCATCAGCGTAAACCTCCTGGACTGCATCCGCCAGGACGCCGGTGAGGGAGACTCCGCCGAGAGGGCCATTGAACTGTTCATGAAGTTCTCCTGTTGA